One genomic window of Solanum dulcamara chromosome 12, daSolDulc1.2, whole genome shotgun sequence includes the following:
- the LOC129876749 gene encoding uncharacterized protein LOC129876749 translates to MENVPIFIKHNGVWGSDHSFMNFSVNGVLITSGCNFEELVSVIAKQLEKDLDTNLIDIKYIVKDGYPPMTVHSDMSVRVYIELKRMNSEFTMYPLCVTFKDKCTAGSCTNVNPATLSSDGIQSENKPEIYQPDAVEMISPVRGKEVDDKSIINNQVELINSVHGEDSNGVQADEEGIINDIDIIEPISSVHWDDSNGIQDDIRGIVLINNPRHQDVEEGQLYQEKETIVNVMKHYAVRKTFKFRVERSSSTSYCLLCSDDNCSWCFKSSSLHQSKIFKIRKFNDVHTCSEEDRLHTHLASAGIIGGMIRNKYADSESEYTPADIIRDMKKDYGVDLTYMMAWRSKQNALKILRGKKIESYGKLPSYLYMLMHTNPGSVVRLHKSEGGSFLYVFVSLDASIKGWKYCKPLVVVNASFLESAHRGTLIMAYTQDAAGRIFLLAYSVVDSENDASWKWFFERFRDAYGAREGMCIVSDIHESILKAISTVYPEVLHCVCMFHLWNNIKKRYTKIHIPIKELFFASARAYTIEEFERHMVEINNIDRRVGEYLLDVGYHRWSRVHSKVNGTTITTLNIVKSMNAVNNHARELPILHLLEYMTKLVQDWHYANKLNAVETSTELGKKYEDIMKENYFTSQRMTVKPSSDYLYTVIEDEKQFVVNLRERTCTCIRFQMDEMPCPHALAVITFKSVDAYQYCSVYYNKDHLLKTYDISTYPVPDESTWDIPREILEEVVLPPGGKIRPGRPKRLRI, encoded by the exons ATGGAAAACGTACCTATTTTTATAAAGCACAATGGAGTTTGGGGGAGTGACCAcagttttatgaatttttctgTTAATGGTGttttgatcacttctggatgcaACTTTGAAGAATTAGTTTCCGTGATAGCGAAGCAgctggagaaggatttggataCCAACTTGATAGATATTAAGTACATAGTGAAGGATGGATATCCGCCAATGACGGTACACAGTGATATGAGTGTTCGAGTGTATATTGAACTGAAAAGGATGAATTCAGAATTCACAATGTACCCACTTTGCGTAACCTTTAAGGATAAGTGTACTGCTGGAAGTTGCACAAATGTGAACCCTGCAACTCTTTCATCGGATGGTATACAAAGCGAAAATAAACCTGAAATATACCAGCCTGATGCCGTTGAGATGATAAGTCCTGTGCGTGGAAAGGAAGTTGATGACAAAAGTATAATAAACAACCAAGTTGAGCTGATAAATTCTGTTCATGGGGAGGATTCTAATGGCGTACAAGCTGATGAGGAAGGTATTATAAATGACATAGATATCATTGAGCCGATAAGTTCTGTTCATTGGGACGATTCTAATGGTATACAAGATGATATTCGAGGTATAGTATTAATAAACAACCCACGGCATCAAGATGTTGAAGAGGGTCAATTGTACCAAGAGAAAGAGACCATCGTCAATGTTATGAAGCATTATGCCGTCCGAAAAACCTTTAAGTTTAGAGTTGAAAGGTCGAGTAGCACCAG TTATTGTCTTTTATGCTCGGATGACAATTGTTCCTGGTGTTTTAAGTCTTCAAGCCTGCACCAGTCAAAGATtttcaaaataagaaagttcAATGATGTTCACACGTGCTCGGAAGAGGATAGATTACATACACATCTCGCTTCTGCGGGGATCATTGGAGGTATGATCAGGAACAAGTATGCTGACTCGGAATCTGAATATACTCCAGCAGACATAATACGTGACATGAAAAAAGATTATGGTGTGGACTTGACCTATATGATGGCTTGGAGATCGAAGCAGAATGCGCTTAAAATATTGAGAGGGAAAAAAATCGAATCATATGGGAAGCTGCCGAGCTACCTGTACATGTTGATGCATACAAATCCTGGATCCGTAGTGAGACTACATAAATCAGAAGGTGGCTCCTTTTTGTATGTTTTTGTATCCTTGGATGCATCAATTAAGGGATGGAAATATTGCAAGCCTCTTGTGGTAGTTAATGCGAGCTTTCTAGAATCAGCACACAGGGGGACCTTAATCATGGCTTACACACAAGATGCAGCGG GTAGAATATTTTTGCTCGCATACAGCGTGGTTGATTCGGAGAATGATGCATCTTGGAAGTGGTTCTTTGAAAGGTTCAGGGACGCTTATGGTGCTAGGGAAGGGATGTGCATAGTATCTGACATACATGAAAGCATCTTAAAAGCGATTTCGACTGTGTATccagaagtgcttcactgtgTATGTATGTTCCATTTGTGGAACAACATAAAGAAGAGGTACACGAAAATTCACATACCTATCAAGGAACTATTCTTCGCATCGGCCAGAGCATACACGATTGAAGAATTTGAGCGCCATATGGTTGAGATAAATAATATCGATAGGAGGGTCGGAGAATACTTGTTAGATGTTGGATATCATAGATGGTCAAGAGTGCATTCCAAAGTCAACGGGACCACGATTACGACTTTAAACATTGTGAAGTCGATGAATGCAGTGAACAATCATGCAAGAGAATTACCAATATTGCATTTGCTGGAATACATGACGAAGTTGGTTCAAGATTGGCATTATGCGAACAAGTTAAATGCAGTAGAGACATCTACGGAGCTgggaaaaaaatatgaagatatcATGAAGGAAAATTACTTTACATCTCAGAGGATGACG GTGAAGCCTTCCTCTGATTACTTATACACTGTCATTGAAGATGAAAAACAATTTGTGGTGAACCTGAGAGAGAGAACTTGCACTTGCATAAGGTTTCAAATGGATGAAATGCCGTGCCCACACGCTTTGGCAGTTATAACGTTCAAAAGCGTGGATGCATATCAATACTGCTCTGTCTACTACAACAAGGATCACTTGCTGAAAACGTATGACATATCTACTTATCCAGTTCCTGATGAAAGCACTTGGGACATTCCTAGAGAGATCTTAGAAGAGGTGGTTCTACCACCTGGGGGGAAGATTAGACCGGGGAGGCCAAAAAGGTTAAGAATCTAG